A single region of the Pararhodospirillum photometricum DSM 122 genome encodes:
- a CDS encoding flagellar protein FlgN, which yields MGRLVRGAATEAPARPRPSRSGGPGKPEDDGEAPVLRQAAAALPGQVDSKVLGLHAAMQQLVEILVTENKALANHDFTTVQSLTETKIARTRRYQELMDGIKNSPRVLLELNNEQRGVLRTLGETLDGLARENARRLKANIEASNHLLRSVAEAVRDQQRDNAPAYSAEGMVNGPAASGRQTSVSVNELL from the coding sequence ATGGGACGTCTGGTGCGCGGCGCGGCGACGGAAGCGCCGGCTCGTCCGCGCCCTTCCCGCTCGGGAGGGCCGGGCAAGCCCGAGGACGATGGCGAAGCCCCGGTGCTGCGCCAAGCCGCCGCCGCCCTGCCTGGACAGGTCGATTCCAAGGTGCTGGGCCTGCACGCGGCCATGCAGCAGCTTGTCGAGATTTTGGTGACGGAAAATAAGGCGTTGGCGAACCATGATTTTACGACAGTCCAAAGCCTGACCGAGACCAAAATAGCGCGCACGCGCCGCTATCAAGAGCTGATGGATGGCATCAAAAATAGTCCCAGAGTTCTTTTGGAGTTGAATAACGAGCAACGCGGCGTGTTGCGCACTCTGGGGGAAACGCTAGACGGCTTGGCCCGGGAAAACGCCCGCCGCCTGAAGGCAAACATTGAAGCCAGCAACCACCTCTTGCGGAGCGTGGCGGAAGCGGTACGCGATCAGCAACGCGACAATGCCCCGGCCTACTCGGCCGAGGGTATGGTGAATGGTCCGGCGGCCTCGGGACGCCAGACCTCCGTTTCGGTCAACGAGCTTCTTTAG
- a CDS encoding rod-binding protein yields MTTPSTFGPQMAALEKSITQRLARQKTEASSSDTPGSSFETLLGGAGDTTPETGAGTGTGAGSGAGAVYTPGRLPSSLSEEARVEAARRSAENFESFFISQMLQPMFANLGTEAPFGGGHAESVWRSLLVDEYGKMLERKGGLGITDAVMKVMLKNQEA; encoded by the coding sequence ATGACCACCCCAAGCACGTTTGGCCCCCAGATGGCCGCTCTGGAAAAGAGCATCACCCAGCGCCTCGCCCGCCAGAAGACCGAGGCCAGTTCCTCTGACACCCCTGGATCGTCCTTCGAGACCCTGCTGGGAGGAGCCGGCGACACCACGCCGGAGACTGGGGCGGGGACTGGGACTGGGGCGGGGAGTGGGGCGGGCGCGGTGTATACCCCGGGGCGCTTGCCCTCTTCCTTGAGCGAGGAAGCCCGGGTCGAGGCGGCCCGGCGCTCGGCTGAGAATTTCGAATCGTTTTTCATCAGCCAAATGTTGCAGCCCATGTTCGCCAACCTGGGCACCGAGGCGCCGTTTGGCGGAGGCCATGCTGAATCGGTCTGGCGCTCCCTTCTTGTCGATGAATACGGCAAAATGCTCGAACGCAAGGGCGGTCTGGGCATCACCGATGCCGTGATGAAAGTCATGTTGAAAAACCAGGAGGCTTGA
- a CDS encoding flagellar basal body P-ring protein FlgI gives MACSSHILRERPDGPCPSVIAPSEDRHDRARRQRRVIMVILPERKSVRFIAPAVPARERTRPLTSSLRTLVLAGIAALGVLLGASAPAGAASRIKDIADFEGVRENILVGYGLVVGLKGTGDDLKNATFTKESLIGMLERLGVNTREGDLDPENVAAVMVTGTLPPFARQGTRVDVTISSLGDAESLMGGALLVTPLIGADGEVYAVAQGQVQVGGFSARGQAQSVTKGVPTSGRIPNGAIVEQEVPFDMSHMETVKVSLRNPDFTTARRIAQAINAYLGAEYARPLDPGSVQVKVMGRYQGNVVGLLTDIEQLQVNPDVMARVVIDESTGTIVIGENVRINTVAIAQGGLTIRVTETPQVSQPNAPFSDAGQTAVVPRTDIQVDEGKDNKLAVVNSGVSLQDLVNNLNALGVGPRDMISILQAIKASGALQAEIEVL, from the coding sequence TTGGCATGCAGTTCGCATATATTAAGGGAGAGGCCTGATGGGCCCTGCCCCTCCGTGATCGCGCCCTCGGAGGACCGCCACGACAGAGCGCGACGCCAACGGAGAGTGATCATGGTGATCTTGCCCGAACGGAAGTCTGTGCGTTTCATCGCACCGGCCGTCCCCGCCCGGGAACGGACCCGCCCGCTGACGTCGTCCCTGAGAACCTTGGTGCTGGCGGGAATCGCCGCTCTGGGGGTGCTGCTGGGCGCGTCGGCCCCCGCAGGGGCAGCCTCGCGCATCAAGGATATCGCCGACTTCGAGGGGGTGCGCGAAAACATCTTGGTGGGCTATGGCTTGGTGGTCGGCCTCAAAGGCACCGGCGACGACCTCAAAAACGCAACCTTCACCAAAGAATCCCTGATCGGCATGCTGGAGCGCCTGGGGGTGAATACCCGCGAAGGGGACCTGGACCCGGAAAACGTGGCGGCGGTCATGGTAACCGGAACCTTGCCGCCGTTTGCCCGCCAAGGCACCCGGGTTGATGTAACCATCAGTTCGTTGGGCGATGCCGAGAGCCTGATGGGCGGCGCGCTTTTGGTGACGCCGCTGATCGGCGCCGATGGCGAGGTCTATGCCGTCGCCCAGGGCCAAGTCCAGGTCGGAGGCTTCTCGGCCCGGGGCCAAGCCCAAAGCGTGACCAAGGGGGTGCCGACCAGCGGCCGCATTCCCAACGGGGCCATCGTCGAGCAGGAAGTGCCCTTCGACATGAGCCACATGGAAACCGTGAAGGTTTCCCTGCGCAACCCCGACTTTACGACGGCCCGGCGCATTGCCCAGGCCATCAATGCCTACCTGGGTGCGGAATACGCCCGCCCCCTCGATCCTGGCTCGGTTCAGGTCAAGGTCATGGGACGCTACCAGGGCAACGTGGTGGGTCTGCTCACCGATATTGAGCAGCTTCAAGTCAATCCCGACGTGATGGCCCGGGTGGTGATCGACGAATCCACCGGCACCATTGTCATTGGCGAGAATGTGCGCATTAACACGGTGGCCATCGCCCAGGGCGGCCTGACCATCCGGGTCACGGAAACGCCGCAGGTGTCCCAGCCCAACGCCCCGTTCAGCGATGCCGGGCAAACCGCTGTGGTCCCCCGCACCGACATTCAGGTCGATGAGGGCAAAGACAACAAGCTGGCCGTGGTCAACAGCGGGGTGAGCTTGCAAGACTTGGTCAACAATCTGAACGCGCTGGGCGTCGGGCCCCGGGACATGATTTCCATCTTGCAGGCTATCAAGGCCTCGGGAGCGCTCCAGGCCGAAATCGAGGTGCTGTGA
- a CDS encoding flagellar assembly protein FliX — MRIGDLRPGESLRLRRTEKATKTEKGGFGRALTSVLSPGEAASVEASSPLGGVEGLLALQEVDGLVLDPEAQRRALTQWGHDILESLEALHLGLLGGTIPREDLETLAALARTERISGDDPALDDLLDQIELRAEVELAKLSQDDAPAPGSDPRPRTTR; from the coding sequence ATGCGCATTGGTGACCTTCGCCCGGGCGAGAGCCTGCGGCTTCGCCGTACCGAAAAAGCCACCAAAACGGAAAAGGGCGGCTTCGGCCGGGCCCTGACCTCCGTCTTGAGCCCGGGGGAAGCCGCCTCGGTCGAGGCCTCCTCCCCCTTGGGCGGCGTCGAAGGCCTGCTCGCCTTGCAGGAAGTGGACGGCCTTGTCCTTGATCCCGAGGCCCAACGCCGCGCCTTGACCCAGTGGGGGCACGACATCCTGGAAAGTCTGGAGGCCCTGCATCTCGGCCTGTTGGGCGGCACGATTCCCCGCGAGGATCTCGAAACCCTGGCCGCCCTTGCCCGCACCGAGCGGATCTCGGGCGATGATCCGGCATTGGATGACCTGCTCGACCAGATCGAGCTGCGTGCCGAAGTCGAACTTGCTAAACTAAGCCAAGACGACGCCCCGGCCCCAGGATCGGATCCCAGGCCGCGCACGACGCGCTAA
- the dksA gene encoding RNA polymerase-binding protein DksA, whose protein sequence is MAVPLPPDYHPTDDEPFMNDRQRAYFRAKLLAWKEDLLRESEETLESLQDGGIQEPDIADRATTETNRALELRTRDRARKLISKIDAALGRLDDGSYGYCLETGEPIGLRRLEARPIATLSLEAQERHERRERTHRQD, encoded by the coding sequence ATGGCCGTTCCTCTTCCGCCGGACTATCATCCGACCGACGACGAGCCGTTCATGAATGACCGGCAACGCGCCTACTTTCGCGCGAAGCTGCTCGCGTGGAAGGAAGACTTGCTGCGCGAGTCCGAGGAAACCCTGGAAAGTCTGCAAGACGGCGGCATTCAGGAACCAGACATCGCTGACCGCGCGACCACAGAGACAAATAGAGCCTTGGAGTTGCGAACCCGCGACCGGGCCCGTAAACTCATCTCCAAGATTGATGCCGCCCTGGGGCGGCTCGACGACGGCAGCTACGGCTATTGTCTGGAAACGGGAGAGCCCATCGGGTTGCGCCGCCTGGAAGCCCGCCCCATTGCCACCTTGTCCCTGGAAGCCCAGGAACGTCACGAACGTCGCGAACGCACCCACCGTCAGGACTGA
- a CDS encoding flagellar biosynthesis regulator FlaF encodes MAALGWHELLAEEGHALAAAAQRLADSEESDDLEGALDHNLSLWVRIRTLMEHESAVLPTGLRAHLSQLWHFVAQKTFEKREGIAPDALEILIETNRQVSQALLDGRDLPQG; translated from the coding sequence GTGGCGGCGCTGGGATGGCATGAGCTTTTGGCCGAAGAAGGGCACGCCCTTGCGGCGGCCGCCCAACGGCTGGCCGACAGTGAAGAAAGCGACGACCTTGAAGGCGCGCTTGACCATAACCTGAGCTTGTGGGTTCGGATTCGCACCCTGATGGAACACGAAAGTGCCGTCTTGCCCACCGGCCTGCGGGCCCATCTAAGCCAACTCTGGCATTTTGTGGCGCAAAAGACGTTCGAAAAGCGCGAAGGCATCGCGCCCGATGCCTTGGAGATCCTGATCGAGACGAATCGGCAAGTCTCGCAGGCCTTGCTCGACGGGCGCGATCTGCCCCAGGGATAG
- the flgH gene encoding flagellar basal body L-ring protein FlgH, whose translation MSSAPLLPTVARAVVIAAALAGVAGCNTIKRLSEIGDSPRMTDVDNPTLRADYKPVSMPMPNPVMAQPSPNSLWRPGSRAFFKDQRAGEVGDILTVIVDIADEQATLSSDISRTRDNSESADLTNFLGYEGKLSKLFPNAVDPANLTSFGSGSDHSGKGAVSRSETVRMRLAAVITQVLPNGNLVLTGKQEVRVNGELRELNVTGVIRPEDIRSDNTIYWHQIAEARISYGGRGTVSDMVEPRYGQQIYDILFPF comes from the coding sequence ATGTCCAGCGCCCCCCTCCTCCCCACGGTCGCGCGGGCCGTCGTGATTGCCGCCGCCTTGGCCGGCGTCGCGGGCTGCAACACCATCAAGCGCCTTTCGGAGATCGGCGATTCCCCGCGGATGACCGACGTGGATAACCCGACGCTGCGCGCGGACTACAAGCCGGTCAGCATGCCCATGCCCAACCCGGTGATGGCGCAACCGAGCCCTAACAGTTTGTGGCGGCCGGGCTCGCGGGCGTTTTTTAAGGACCAGCGCGCCGGCGAGGTGGGCGATATCCTGACGGTGATCGTGGACATCGCCGACGAGCAGGCGACCTTGTCGAGCGACATTTCCCGCACCCGCGACAACTCGGAAAGCGCCGACCTCACCAACTTCCTGGGCTACGAAGGCAAGCTCTCCAAGCTGTTTCCCAACGCGGTGGACCCGGCCAACCTGACCAGTTTTGGCAGTGGCTCCGACCACTCAGGCAAGGGCGCGGTCTCGCGCTCGGAAACGGTGCGCATGCGCCTTGCTGCGGTGATTACTCAGGTTTTGCCTAATGGCAATCTGGTCCTCACGGGCAAGCAGGAGGTTCGGGTCAATGGCGAGTTACGCGAACTCAACGTCACGGGGGTGATTCGCCCCGAAGACATCCGCTCGGATAACACGATCTATTGGCACCAGATTGCCGAGGCCCGGATTTCCTATGGCGGCCGGGGCACGGTGTCCGACATGGTCGAGCCCCGCTATGGCCAGCAGATCTACGACATTCTTTTCCCGTTCTGA
- the flgA gene encoding flagellar basal body P-ring formation chaperone FlgA: MLPFTSCRVGASRRRWEAGLLLVALGGVAFPSFAAEAPAAAVHAPPSPEGKERTASPYGTPADDAMIPMLAETIALRRAVDVEGPFVTLGDLFTGVGEKADVAVARAPRPGRSSTLDAQWLSQAARTYGVAWTPRSPLDQAVVTRPGVTVAQDLIEQALRPVLVNLGASDSMSMEITNARTSLSVPPGEPPTLRVLEETYDPQTRRFTAVLEAPAGAPDAQRVQIAGRFLETREVPVLIRRIGRGERIRTEDVVMQRVRADGLPADVLTDPMDVVGMEVQGAPREGHPLRRVDVSRPQIVRKGALVTMELRVPGMVLTARGRTMEGGSQGEAIRVTNLASNQVVMATVAGPDLVVVSPASGSRPQTASR; this comes from the coding sequence ATGTTGCCCTTTACGTCCTGCCGTGTGGGGGCTTCCCGGCGTCGTTGGGAGGCCGGCCTGCTGCTTGTCGCGCTGGGCGGTGTGGCTTTTCCGTCTTTCGCTGCGGAGGCCCCGGCTGCGGCGGTCCATGCGCCGCCCTCGCCGGAGGGCAAGGAGCGAACCGCTTCGCCCTATGGCACCCCGGCGGACGATGCCATGATCCCCATGTTGGCCGAGACGATTGCCTTGCGCCGCGCGGTCGATGTGGAGGGTCCGTTTGTCACGCTGGGCGATCTTTTCACCGGAGTGGGGGAGAAGGCCGACGTGGCCGTGGCTAGGGCGCCGCGCCCGGGCCGCTCCTCGACCCTGGACGCTCAATGGCTGTCCCAGGCGGCGCGCACCTATGGCGTAGCCTGGACGCCGCGCAGCCCGCTGGATCAGGCGGTGGTGACCCGCCCCGGGGTCACCGTCGCGCAGGATCTGATTGAACAGGCCCTTCGCCCCGTCCTGGTCAATTTGGGGGCGTCGGACAGCATGTCGATGGAGATCACCAACGCCCGCACCTCGCTGTCCGTGCCCCCGGGCGAGCCGCCGACCTTGCGGGTGCTGGAAGAAACCTATGACCCCCAAACCCGGCGCTTCACCGCCGTTTTGGAGGCGCCGGCCGGCGCGCCGGATGCCCAGCGCGTTCAAATTGCCGGACGCTTTCTGGAAACCCGGGAAGTGCCGGTGCTCATTCGGCGGATTGGCCGGGGCGAGCGCATCCGCACCGAGGACGTGGTCATGCAGCGCGTGCGGGCCGATGGCTTGCCCGCCGATGTCTTGACCGATCCGATGGATGTCGTTGGCATGGAGGTGCAAGGCGCGCCGCGCGAAGGCCATCCGTTACGCCGCGTCGATGTCTCCCGCCCCCAGATCGTGCGCAAAGGGGCCCTCGTCACCATGGAACTACGCGTCCCCGGCATGGTCCTTACCGCCCGAGGCCGCACCATGGAAGGGGGCAGCCAGGGCGAAGCCATCCGTGTGACCAATTTGGCCTCAAACCAGGTCGTGATGGCCACCGTGGCCGGGCCTGATCTGGTGGTGGTCTCCCCCGCTTCCGGCAGCCGGCCGCAAACCGCCAGCCGTTGA
- the flgG gene encoding flagellar basal-body rod protein FlgG — translation MRSLNIGATGMLAQQTNVEVISHNIANMNTTAYTRRRAEFHDLLYQNMRRVGADSSDTGTVVPTGVQLGLGVKTAAVYRITEQGSLTNTQNELDLALQGNGYFQIELPTGETGYTRDGSFQLSPTGEIVTHDGYKVSGLAAIPADAVEISVSAQGQVSYKQDGTTTMTAAGQIQTAIFANEAGLEAIGDNLFKETAASGAATTGNPGTNGHGTVLQGFLETSNVDVVTEITDLISAQRAYEMNSKVISTCDEMLSTLGRMK, via the coding sequence ATGCGATCCCTGAACATCGGCGCGACCGGCATGTTGGCCCAGCAGACCAACGTCGAGGTCATTTCCCATAACATCGCCAACATGAACACCACGGCGTATACCCGCCGCCGCGCCGAATTCCACGACCTGCTCTACCAAAACATGCGCCGCGTTGGGGCCGACTCCTCCGATACCGGCACGGTGGTGCCCACCGGCGTTCAGCTGGGCCTGGGTGTGAAGACCGCCGCTGTTTACCGGATTACCGAGCAAGGCAGCCTGACCAACACCCAAAACGAGCTGGATCTGGCGCTTCAGGGCAATGGCTACTTCCAGATCGAGTTGCCCACCGGCGAGACCGGCTATACCCGCGATGGTTCCTTTCAGCTTTCTCCCACCGGCGAAATCGTCACCCACGACGGCTACAAGGTGTCGGGCTTGGCGGCCATTCCGGCCGACGCCGTGGAGATTTCCGTCTCGGCCCAAGGCCAAGTCTCCTACAAGCAAGATGGCACCACGACCATGACGGCCGCCGGCCAGATTCAAACCGCGATYTTCGCCAACGAAGCCGGCCTGGAGGCGATTGGCGATAACCTGTTCAAGGAAACTGCGGCCTCGGGCGCCGCCACCACCGGCAATCCGGGCACCAACGGCCACGGCACCGTCTTGCAGGGCTTCTTGGAGACGTCCAACGTCGATGTCGTGACCGAAATCACCGATCTCATCAGCGCCCAGCGGGCCTATGAAATGAACTCCAAGGTGATCAGCACCTGCGATGAAATGCTGTCTACCCTGGGCCGGATGAAGTAA
- the flgF gene encoding flagellar basal-body rod protein FlgF: MENTSYIALSRQMALWRKLDTVANNLANMNTDGFQSEQTLFSQYLMATRDSEFRFPEKLAYTQDFGSFRDMTPGPLRQTDNALDIAINGPGYFEIEDSSGPLYTRTGQFTLDKDGMVVTPQGQPLLMANGQPLIVAPTENTITIARDGTVSTENGQVGKIRLVTFDNEQAMTRVAGGLFDPSGQDPRPVERPDVRQGMVEGSNVNPMLELTKMIDVQRAYDATTRLLEQENERQTNAYEVLSGAKA; this comes from the coding sequence ATGGAAAACACGTCCTACATCGCGCTTTCGCGTCAAATGGCCTTGTGGCGAAAGCTGGACACGGTGGCCAACAACTTGGCCAACATGAACACCGATGGGTTCCAAAGCGAACAGACCCTGTTTTCCCAGTATCTCATGGCAACGCGCGATAGCGAATTCCGTTTTCCAGAAAAGCTGGCCTATACGCAGGATTTCGGGTCCTTCCGCGACATGACGCCTGGTCCCCTGCGCCAGACCGACAACGCGCTCGACATCGCCATCAATGGCCCCGGTTATTTCGAAATCGAGGACAGCTCCGGCCCGCTCTACACCCGTACCGGCCAGTTCACCTTGGACAAGGACGGGATGGTGGTGACGCCCCAGGGTCAGCCGCTCTTGATGGCCAACGGCCAGCCGCTGATCGTCGCCCCTACGGAAAACACCATCACCATTGCCCGCGACGGCACGGTGTCCACCGAAAACGGCCAGGTCGGCAAAATTCGCCTGGTCACCTTCGACAACGAGCAGGCCATGACGCGGGTCGCGGGGGGGTTGTTCGACCCCTCGGGCCAAGACCCCCGCCCCGTGGAGCGGCCCGATGTTCGCCAGGGGATGGTGGAAGGCTCCAACGTTAACCCAATGTTGGAACTTACGAAGATGATTGATGTCCAGCGGGCCTACGACGCCACGACCCGCCTCCTGGAGCAGGAAAACGAGCGTCAGACCAACGCCTACGAAGTTTTGTCCGGCGCCAAGGCCTGA
- a CDS encoding flagellar basal body-associated FliL family protein has translation MAEDDLEEDMDEGEGKGSGGGKGGGKKKLLLIVLLPLLLVIGGVAGAYFAGLLDPLLGGGDSASAESPEGHTPAAAPAEGAPGGAAGAGQASASMAGGPVFFDLDQIVVDLNSSGRRRSYLQMRLSLQLSRREDVPVIEAMMPRILDDFVTFLRELRLEDLQGTAGMYRIQEELLIRVNNAAAPARVQDVLFKEMLIQ, from the coding sequence ATGGCCGAAGACGATCTTGAAGAGGATATGGATGAAGGCGAAGGTAAGGGGTCTGGTGGCGGCAAGGGAGGCGGCAAGAAGAAACTTCTGCTCATCGTCTTGCTCCCCCTCTTGCTGGTGATCGGCGGCGTGGCCGGCGCCTACTTCGCCGGCTTGCTTGATCCCTTGCTGGGTGGTGGTGACAGCGCGAGCGCAGAAAGTCCCGAGGGGCACACCCCGGCCGCGGCGCCGGCCGAAGGAGCTCCAGGGGGCGCTGCGGGCGCCGGTCAGGCGTCGGCCTCCATGGCCGGCGGGCCCGTGTTCTTCGATCTTGACCAGATCGTGGTGGACCTCAACTCCTCGGGGCGCCGGCGGTCCTATCTTCAGATGCGCCTCAGTCTGCAACTGTCCCGGCGCGAGGACGTGCCGGTGATCGAGGCGATGATGCCGCGCATTCTGGATGACTTCGTGACCTTCTTGCGGGAGCTGCGTCTGGAGGATCTTCAGGGAACCGCTGGCATGTACCGGATCCAGGAGGAACTCCTGATCCGCGTCAATAATGCCGCCGCCCCGGCCCGGGTGCAGGATGTGCTCTTCAAGGAAATGCTGATTCAGTAA
- the fliM gene encoding flagellar motor switch protein FliM — MVPASEEPKKEVTPEDEQAMMAEWEAMMGKDGDAGADGASEWESMLAQEGSAQPRMPGEPTRVLNQEEIDSLLGFQESDDRDNDKSGIQAIISTALVSYERLPMLEVVFDRLVRMMSTSLRNFTSDNVEVSLDNIQSYRFGDYLNSIPLPAMLSVFKAEEWDNYGLLTIDSSMIYSIVDVLLGGRRGTAAMRIEGRPYTTIERNLVERLVHVVLADLSAAFDPLSPVTFRFDRLETNPRFATISRPSNAAIVAKLRIDMEDRGGRLDMLIPYATLEPVRELLLQMFMGEKFGRDSIWETHLAEEMWSTEVEMEAILDEINMPLNRILNLRVGSQIMFNATPDSTVQLRCGDVPMFDGKMGRKGQNIAIRVDNKHQRAKS; from the coding sequence ATGGTGCCCGCGAGCGAAGAACCCAAAAAGGAAGTCACGCCCGAAGACGAACAGGCCATGATGGCGGAATGGGAAGCCATGATGGGCAAGGACGGCGACGCCGGCGCGGACGGGGCCTCCGAATGGGAGTCCATGCTGGCCCAGGAGGGCTCCGCCCAGCCCCGCATGCCCGGCGAGCCCACACGTGTGTTGAACCAGGAGGAAATCGACAGCCTTCTGGGCTTTCAGGAAAGCGACGATCGCGATAACGACAAATCGGGCATCCAGGCCATCATTTCCACGGCCCTGGTGTCTTACGAACGCCTCCCCATGCTGGAGGTGGTGTTCGACCGGCTCGTGCGCATGATGTCCACCTCCTTGCGTAACTTCACCAGCGACAACGTCGAGGTTTCGCTGGACAACATCCAGTCCTACCGGTTCGGAGACTACCTGAATTCCATTCCCCTGCCAGCCATGCTCTCGGTGTTCAAGGCCGAGGAGTGGGACAACTATGGTCTGCTGACCATTGACTCCTCCATGATTTATTCCATTGTGGACGTGTTGCTGGGCGGGCGGCGTGGCACAGCCGCCATGCGTATTGAAGGGCGGCCCTACACTACCATCGAGCGCAATCTCGTGGAGCGGCTGGTCCACGTGGTGCTGGCCGATCTTTCAGCGGCCTTCGATCCGCTGTCGCCCGTAACCTTCCGCTTCGATCGGCTGGAAACCAACCCCCGGTTTGCCACCATCTCGCGTCCTTCCAATGCCGCCATCGTCGCCAAACTTCGCATCGACATGGAAGATCGCGGCGGGCGTCTTGACATGCTGATTCCCTACGCCACCTTGGAACCAGTGCGCGAGCTGCTGCTCCAGATGTTCATGGGTGAAAAGTTTGGCCGTGACAGCATCTGGGAAACTCACTTGGCCGAGGAAATGTGGTCCACTGAGGTGGAAATGGAAGCGATCCTCGACGAGATCAATATGCCTCTCAACCGCATCTTGAATCTCAGGGTCGGGTCGCAGATCATGTTCAATGCGACGCCCGATTCCACGGTTCAATTGCGGTGTGGCGATGTGCCCATGTTTGACGGCAAGATGGGGCGCAAAGGCCAGAACATCGCGATCCGTGTCGATAACAAACATCAGCGAGCCAAGTCGTGA
- a CDS encoding DUF6468 domain-containing protein: MTLQLFLDAVITVLLAVFIGYAILLSRQLKDLRRNRDEMARIITTFNEATARAEAGIPRLRKTAEEAGRTLEESVAKARALRDDLAYMVERADGMAARLESSVRSARGGEGKAPASAASLSTPRPEPRLDARNDLRPEPRSDLRATDRLDLLAGGEHDDRLAQARPRVRPVRPDPRLQALAGGPDGAGHEEGPESGLGEDERSEAERELLRALRAVR, encoded by the coding sequence ATGACACTCCAGCTTTTCCTTGATGCCGTCATCACCGTTCTGCTCGCGGTGTTCATCGGCTATGCCATTTTGCTCTCGCGACAGCTAAAGGATCTCCGGCGCAATCGCGACGAAATGGCCCGCATCATCACCACGTTCAACGAAGCGACCGCCCGGGCGGAGGCTGGGATCCCCCGTCTGCGCAAAACGGCCGAGGAGGCGGGGCGTACCTTGGAGGAGAGCGTGGCCAAAGCCCGTGCCCTGCGTGACGATCTGGCCTATATGGTTGAGCGGGCTGACGGCATGGCGGCGCGCCTTGAATCTTCGGTGCGCTCGGCGCGGGGTGGCGAGGGCAAGGCCCCCGCTTCGGCTGCGTCGCTTTCGACGCCGCGCCCCGAGCCGCGGCTCGATGCCCGAAACGATCTCCGCCCCGAGCCGCGATCTGACCTTCGGGCTACAGATCGACTTGACCTTTTGGCTGGGGGGGAGCATGACGATCGTCTAGCTCAGGCGCGGCCGCGGGTGCGGCCTGTGCGCCCCGATCCCCGTCTTCAGGCCTTGGCCGGTGGACCCGATGGGGCAGGCCACGAGGAGGGGCCCGAGAGTGGGCTTGGGGAGGATGAGCGCTCCGAAGCCGAGCGCGAGCTTCTGCGCGCCTTGAGAGCGGTGCGCTGA
- a CDS encoding MotE family protein translates to MRAMPRVRLLPILIFLAVLMLSVRLGAVWDGVERLRTVEVGQSSALAQAATTPAATPATPAPSAAPSSAAPSAPAASGSSAPAMQTAAVPPASPQDHPVLSARDNPSAFTQSEIDLLQRLSERRAQLEGQAHELDQREAMLRAAEGRIDRKIAEMKSLESSIQTLLREKDAQEQARIDMLVNIYKTMKPKDAAAIFDNMDLPLIVDIFMLMKERSSASILAAMNPAKAREVTSELARKRMPQEGLAPSQG, encoded by the coding sequence ATGCGTGCGATGCCCAGGGTTCGTCTGCTCCCCATTTTGATTTTCCTTGCCGTGCTGATGCTTTCGGTGCGGCTGGGGGCCGTGTGGGATGGCGTCGAACGTCTGCGCACGGTCGAGGTTGGCCAGTCGAGCGCTCTGGCTCAGGCGGCAACGACGCCGGCCGCCACGCCGGCCACGCCTGCGCCGTCTGCGGCACCGTCTTCTGCGGCGCCGTCGGCTCCGGCCGCGTCGGGTTCCTCAGCCCCGGCGATGCAAACGGCAGCCGTTCCGCCGGCCAGCCCCCAGGACCACCCGGTCCTCTCGGCTCGGGATAATCCATCGGCCTTTACCCAGTCCGAGATCGATCTCTTGCAGCGCTTGTCAGAACGGCGCGCGCAGCTGGAAGGCCAGGCTCATGAACTCGATCAGCGCGAGGCCATGCTGCGGGCTGCCGAGGGTCGTATCGATCGTAAGATCGCCGAAATGAAATCCCTGGAGTCGTCCATTCAGACGCTCTTGCGCGAGAAGGACGCCCAGGAGCAAGCCCGCATCGACATGCTGGTCAATATCTACAAAACCATGAAGCCAAAAGACGCGGCGGCCATTTTTGATAATATGGATCTCCCGTTGATCGTCGATATCTTCATGCTGATGAAGGAACGTAGTTCCGCCTCCATCCTTGCCGCCATGAATCCTGCCAAGGCACGGGAAGTGACCTCGGAACTGGCGCGCAAGCGCATGCCGCAGGAAGGCCTTGCGCCGTCGCAAGGATAA